In a genomic window of Deltaproteobacteria bacterium:
- a CDS encoding type II secretion system protein translates to MIGGPSQSSLVLADQVLAGRHAYCISVKRGEVETMRRTATWDTGGFTLVELLIVLALFGG, encoded by the coding sequence ATGATCGGCGGGCCTTCGCAATCCTCCCTTGTCCTTGCAGATCAAGTACTTGCAGGAAGGCACGCATATTGCATCTCCGTGAAGAGAGGTGAGGTGGAGACCATGCGACGGACCGCCACATGGGATACCGGGGGCTTTACGCTTGTGGAGCTTCTCATAGTGCTCGCTCTCTTCGGCGG
- a CDS encoding sigma-54-dependent Fis family transcriptional regulator produces MKRILVIDDEESMRHMLSLMLEGEGYDVTAAADGAEGLRALEQGDYDLVLCDIRMPGLDGLSFLKEFGKSAGGGRRPVIVMMSAYGTIDTAVECMRLGAYDYISKPFRPDEVALTIRKAEERERLRRENERLRGELSMGCDLSEIVAADRAMLEVLDTVRKVADYDSTVLITGESGTGKELVARALHFSGARREGPFIAVNCGAIPQGLMESELFGHVKGAFTDAVRTRAGLFEEADGGTVFLDEVGELEPAMQVKLLRVLQEGEFRRVGETRVIRVDVRVVAATNRDPSELVAAGRLRRDLYYRLNVIPLRLPPLRERGDDITALAGHFLARFSARFSKRLEGFTAEAEAALRRYSWPGNVRELENVVERAVILADGDRITAALLPFGGEHSAGPAPEFSFPSLSIKKAHAAVERRLIEKALEETGGNKTRAAALLDISLRALIYKIKMYGL; encoded by the coding sequence ATGAAGAGGATACTTGTCATAGACGACGAGGAGTCGATGCGCCACATGCTCTCGCTCATGCTCGAGGGCGAGGGCTACGACGTGACGGCCGCGGCCGACGGAGCCGAGGGGCTAAGGGCCCTGGAACAGGGCGACTACGACCTCGTGCTCTGCGACATCAGGATGCCGGGACTCGACGGGCTCTCCTTTCTCAAGGAGTTCGGCAAGTCCGCCGGAGGCGGGCGGCGGCCGGTGATCGTCATGATGAGCGCCTACGGCACGATCGACACGGCCGTCGAGTGCATGAGGCTCGGCGCCTACGACTACATATCCAAGCCCTTCCGGCCCGACGAGGTGGCGCTGACCATAAGGAAGGCCGAGGAGCGCGAAAGGCTGCGCCGCGAGAACGAGCGCTTGAGGGGCGAGCTCTCCATGGGCTGCGACCTCTCGGAGATCGTCGCCGCCGACAGGGCCATGCTCGAGGTCCTCGACACGGTGCGCAAGGTGGCCGACTACGACTCGACGGTGCTCATAACCGGCGAGAGCGGCACGGGCAAGGAGCTCGTAGCCAGGGCCCTCCACTTCTCAGGGGCGCGCCGCGAAGGGCCCTTCATCGCCGTAAACTGCGGAGCCATACCGCAGGGGCTCATGGAGAGCGAGCTCTTCGGTCACGTCAAGGGCGCATTCACCGACGCCGTGCGCACAAGGGCGGGCCTCTTCGAGGAGGCCGACGGCGGCACCGTCTTTCTCGACGAGGTCGGCGAGCTCGAGCCGGCCATGCAGGTGAAGCTGCTTCGGGTGCTCCAGGAGGGCGAGTTCAGGCGCGTGGGCGAGACGAGGGTCATTCGCGTCGACGTGAGGGTCGTGGCCGCCACCAACCGCGACCCCTCGGAACTCGTCGCCGCGGGACGGCTGCGCCGGGACCTCTACTACAGGCTCAACGTCATACCGCTCAGGCTCCCGCCGCTCAGGGAGCGCGGCGACGACATAACGGCCCTGGCCGGGCACTTCCTGGCCCGTTTCTCGGCGCGATTCTCAAAGCGCCTCGAGGGCTTCACCGCCGAGGCCGAGGCGGCGCTCAGGAGGTACTCCTGGCCGGGCAACGTGCGCGAGCTCGAAAACGTCGTCGAGCGGGCCGTCATACTGGCCGACGGCGACCGCATCACCGCGGCGCTCCTTCCCTTTGGTGGAGAGCACTCCGCCGGGCCGGCGCCGGAGTTCTCCTTCCCCTCCCTCTCCATCAAGAAGGCCCACGCGGCCGTCGAGCGCCGTCTCATAGAAAAGGCCCTCGAAGAGACGGGTGGCAACAAGACAAGGGCCGCCGCCCTGCTTGACATCAGTCTCAGGGCCCTCATCTACAAGATAAAAATGTACGGACTATGA
- a CDS encoding HAMP domain-containing histidine kinase — MTRIWGIGGRLVTSIVIVAVAAIALMGVVCLKIMEERAVALKAGEAALVAEMVRAAAEGGGGGGEALLSRARAGGRIRGYAVTGAGGEVLTGERPESAGREGRTVLYADGVKVRLVGAGRFTMGSADLVVEARLPGARSLVFTVPLDDIAEQLSAVRSLVVFFAVVDTFFIVAIGIYLVYRAVIGPVRRLEAAASRIAAGELGVRAAVEGYDEIGSLARSFNTMAESVEEQIRSLESVNRRLVEARERLVTSEKLASLGRLAAGIAHEIGNPLSAVLGYVTLLSRGRLEGAQEAEVLEKTRREIMRMDAIVREVLDFTSPDRGGGCATAPVEEVLKEAVDLFNSCGDGPAAQVELEVRPGTPPAGMDPGRLRQVVINLLSNARDAMAGGVIRVSAGPGLLDRRGAGGPRRRRDDPPPPASGSGGQDAGARPAVVIEVADSGPGLTDEERAMVFEPFYTTKEPGRGTGLGLFVCREIVKIYGGEIGVRSGPGRGATFTVTVPARTGEDGDAASPTKA, encoded by the coding sequence GTGACGAGGATATGGGGCATAGGCGGGCGGCTGGTGACCTCCATTGTGATCGTCGCCGTGGCGGCCATAGCCCTCATGGGGGTGGTGTGTCTCAAGATAATGGAGGAGCGGGCCGTGGCGCTCAAGGCCGGCGAGGCGGCGCTGGTGGCCGAGATGGTGAGGGCCGCCGCCGAAGGCGGCGGCGGGGGCGGGGAGGCGCTTCTATCGCGCGCCAGGGCCGGGGGGAGGATAAGGGGGTACGCCGTCACCGGTGCCGGCGGCGAAGTGCTCACGGGAGAGCGGCCGGAGAGCGCCGGGCGCGAGGGGCGCACCGTCCTTTACGCCGACGGGGTGAAGGTAAGGCTCGTGGGAGCCGGACGTTTCACCATGGGGTCGGCGGACCTCGTCGTCGAGGCGAGGCTGCCGGGCGCGCGGAGTCTCGTCTTCACCGTGCCGCTCGACGACATCGCCGAGCAGCTGTCGGCCGTGCGGAGTCTCGTGGTCTTCTTCGCCGTCGTGGATACGTTTTTTATCGTCGCCATAGGAATCTACCTCGTCTACAGGGCGGTGATCGGTCCGGTCAGGAGGCTCGAGGCCGCGGCCTCGAGGATCGCCGCCGGCGAGCTCGGCGTGCGGGCCGCCGTCGAGGGCTACGACGAGATCGGCAGTCTCGCCCGCTCCTTCAACACCATGGCCGAGAGCGTGGAGGAGCAGATAAGGAGCCTGGAGAGCGTCAACCGCAGGCTCGTCGAGGCCAGGGAGAGGCTCGTAACGAGCGAGAAGCTCGCTTCCCTGGGGAGACTCGCCGCGGGCATCGCCCACGAGATAGGCAACCCGCTGAGCGCCGTTCTCGGTTACGTGACGCTTCTCTCCAGGGGACGGCTTGAGGGCGCGCAGGAGGCCGAGGTCCTCGAGAAGACAAGGCGCGAGATAATGCGGATGGACGCCATAGTGCGCGAGGTCCTCGACTTCACCTCGCCAGATCGGGGCGGCGGCTGCGCCACGGCCCCGGTCGAAGAGGTCCTGAAAGAGGCCGTAGACCTCTTCAACTCCTGCGGCGACGGTCCGGCCGCGCAGGTGGAGCTCGAGGTGCGTCCCGGCACCCCGCCTGCCGGCATGGACCCCGGCAGACTGCGCCAGGTGGTGATAAACCTCCTGAGCAACGCCCGCGACGCCATGGCCGGAGGTGTTATTCGTGTGAGCGCCGGGCCGGGGCTTCTGGACAGGCGCGGTGCGGGCGGGCCGCGCCGAAGGCGCGACGACCCGCCCCCTCCAGCCTCCGGGTCCGGGGGACAGGACGCCGGCGCAAGGCCCGCCGTGGTGATAGAGGTGGCCGACAGCGGCCCCGGCCTGACCGACGAAGAGCGGGCGATGGTCTTCGAGCCCTTCTACACCACCAAGGAGCCCGGCCGGGGCACGGGCCTCGGGCTCTTCGTCTGCCGCGAGATAGTGAAGATCTACGGCGGCGAGATCGGGGTCCGCAGCGGGCCCGGCCGGGGGGCGACCTTCACCGTCACGGTCCCGGCCCGGACCGGGGAGGACGGCGACGCCGCGTCGCCGACGAAGGCATGA
- a CDS encoding prepilin peptidase, translating into MAVEPSWLLFAALFGAVIGSFLNVCIYRIPQGASVVSPPSKCPFCGASVRFYDNIPLVSYLVLRGRCRSCGSSISPLYPLVEALTAFFAAALMVRFGPGADFLVYFAFVSSLIVVTFIDLRLKIIPDVISLPGIVAGVAASFFTASGPGPLDSVAGALLGGGVLLAVACGYYWATGYEGMGGGDVKLLAMIGAFTGWRGAVVALFAGSLAGALLGVVLMALLGKDGKFAVPFGPFLSLGAVFYIFFGDLVVDLYVGAVWPG; encoded by the coding sequence ATGGCGGTCGAGCCTTCATGGCTCCTCTTCGCGGCGCTCTTCGGCGCCGTTATCGGGAGTTTTCTCAACGTCTGCATATACAGGATTCCGCAGGGGGCCTCGGTCGTCTCACCGCCGTCGAAGTGCCCCTTCTGCGGCGCATCGGTCCGCTTTTACGACAACATACCGCTGGTGAGCTATCTCGTGTTGCGGGGCAGGTGCCGCAGTTGCGGCTCGTCCATCTCGCCGCTCTACCCGCTCGTAGAGGCCCTCACGGCCTTCTTCGCCGCGGCCCTCATGGTCCGCTTCGGCCCGGGCGCGGACTTTCTCGTCTACTTCGCCTTCGTCTCCTCGCTCATCGTCGTTACGTTCATCGACCTCCGCCTCAAGATAATACCGGACGTCATAAGCCTGCCGGGCATCGTGGCGGGAGTGGCCGCGTCCTTCTTCACCGCCTCCGGTCCCGGTCCGCTCGACTCCGTGGCGGGCGCGCTGCTGGGGGGAGGCGTGCTGCTGGCCGTTGCCTGCGGTTACTACTGGGCCACAGGCTACGAGGGCATGGGCGGCGGCGACGTGAAGCTTCTGGCCATGATAGGGGCCTTTACGGGGTGGAGGGGGGCGGTGGTGGCGCTCTTTGCGGGCTCGCTTGCCGGGGCGCTGCTCGGCGTCGTCCTCATGGCCCTGCTGGGCAAGGACGGCAAGTTCGCCGTGCCCTTCGGGCCTTTCCTCTCGCTCGGTGCGGTGTTCTACATCTTTTTCGGCGACCTCGTCGTGGACCTCTACGTGGGGGCCGTGTGGCCGGGGTGA